A part of Paenibacillus donghaensis genomic DNA contains:
- a CDS encoding molybdopterin-dependent oxidoreductase: protein MKNVLERIRKGYGKKLVSLHMWNAWLVLFLSISGLMLLGGVWRELLGEGRVWLKLAHIYIGLVLLIPVIYYLLLASKHWKRLKGKNGQKANVIFVMAMLVGWIISGVVLWQFRLVGPRAANAALLIHDLLTWIGLPVIIYHSITRTKWLKEPQKRSITREASPAAREGEPGVRQQPAASTSQPLYSRRGFIKVAVGAGLAVTLGPTFVRWVGRSLQMPTAEEYAADNANALLPDPVPLPESAPPIGGGAEGSFRVYTVTDIPSFDNSNWSFTIDGLVNNKFNWSWEQFVALKRQVQVSDFHCVTGWSVYKNTWEGIPLATLLDMAGVQAGAVMVKLYSGDGVYTDSLTLEQARMEDIMVAVMHDGKPIPNQLGGPVRLVTPQMYAYKSVKWLNRIELIDKEHIGYWEERGYDIDAWLPDAKRV from the coding sequence ATGAAGAATGTTCTGGAACGGATTCGCAAAGGGTACGGCAAAAAACTGGTCTCCCTTCATATGTGGAATGCCTGGCTGGTGCTTTTTCTGTCCATAAGCGGGTTAATGCTGCTGGGAGGCGTCTGGCGGGAGCTGTTAGGTGAGGGACGGGTCTGGTTGAAGCTGGCCCATATCTACATCGGACTGGTCTTGCTCATTCCTGTCATCTACTACCTGCTGCTTGCGTCCAAACACTGGAAACGGCTGAAAGGTAAAAACGGACAGAAGGCTAACGTAATCTTCGTAATGGCGATGCTGGTGGGCTGGATTATATCCGGGGTTGTCCTGTGGCAATTCCGGCTGGTTGGGCCACGGGCGGCCAATGCCGCCCTGCTCATCCATGATCTGCTGACCTGGATCGGATTGCCCGTAATCATCTATCACTCGATCACCCGCACCAAATGGCTCAAGGAACCGCAGAAACGCTCCATCACCCGCGAAGCCAGTCCAGCAGCACGGGAAGGTGAGCCCGGTGTACGGCAGCAGCCTGCCGCTTCAACGTCCCAGCCTTTGTATTCAAGGCGGGGGTTTATCAAGGTAGCGGTTGGTGCCGGCCTTGCGGTGACACTTGGACCTACTTTTGTACGCTGGGTGGGCAGATCCTTGCAGATGCCGACAGCAGAGGAATACGCCGCAGACAATGCCAATGCGCTGCTGCCTGATCCTGTGCCGCTGCCTGAGTCCGCGCCGCCGATTGGTGGCGGTGCGGAAGGAAGCTTCCGTGTATACACCGTGACGGACATCCCCTCTTTCGACAACAGCAACTGGTCTTTTACCATTGACGGTCTGGTCAACAACAAATTCAACTGGAGCTGGGAGCAGTTTGTAGCGTTGAAGCGCCAGGTCCAGGTCAGTGATTTCCACTGTGTGACAGGCTGGTCTGTGTACAAGAATACCTGGGAGGGCATTCCGCTCGCCACCCTGCTGGACATGGCCGGAGTGCAAGCGGGCGCTGTAATGGTGAAGCTGTACTCCGGCGACGGCGTCTACACAGATTCCCTGACACTGGAGCAGGCGCGGATGGAGGATATCATGGTAGCGGTGATGCATGACGGCAAACCTATCCCGAACCAGCTTGGAGGTCCTGTGCGCCTCGTCACTCCACAGATGTACGCCTATAAATCGGTAAAATGGCTGAACCGGATCGAATTGATCGACAAGGAGCACATCGGCTATTGGGAAGAGCGCGGATATGATATAGATGCCTGGCTGCCGGATGCCAAGCGGGTCTAG
- a CDS encoding MFS transporter: MEPRNVQQATIYRILLAVSFVHLFNDSIQAVIPAIFPILKENMLLSFAQIGWISFALNMTSSVIQPIIGYAADRKPRPILLPLGMCCTFAGVLLLAFANNYVLVLFSVMLVGFGSAAFHPEGMRVAHMAAGLRKGLSQSIFQVGGNAGQSLGPMLTKWIFIPFGQIGALTFTIFAAAGIAVQAYVARWYREMLDAGYTFRKKTSARTIDPARSKSIRNATIILVLLVFLRSWYGASIGSYYAFYLMENYKMPLDDAQVYIFMYLAAGAIGTFFGGPLADRFGRRNLILISMVGTVPFALALPFVSQFWAAILLLIGGFVLLSSFSVTVIYAQMLYPGNIGTVSGLITGLAFGLGGIGSLVIGSLIDGIGITNVIIACGFLPLLGLLALLLPRDQQLEEWAAE; this comes from the coding sequence ATGGAGCCGCGCAATGTACAGCAAGCTACCATTTACCGTATTTTACTTGCAGTCAGCTTTGTCCATTTATTCAATGATTCCATTCAGGCGGTCATACCGGCGATCTTCCCCATCCTAAAAGAGAACATGCTGCTCTCCTTCGCTCAGATTGGCTGGATCTCCTTCGCTCTGAACATGACCTCTTCGGTCATTCAACCGATTATCGGCTATGCCGCCGACCGGAAGCCCCGCCCTATTCTGCTGCCGCTGGGCATGTGCTGTACGTTCGCCGGAGTGCTGCTGCTGGCTTTTGCCAATAACTACGTACTCGTCCTGTTCTCCGTCATGCTGGTCGGTTTCGGCTCGGCAGCCTTCCATCCGGAAGGGATGCGAGTGGCCCATATGGCTGCTGGCCTACGCAAGGGCTTGTCGCAATCCATCTTTCAAGTAGGCGGAAATGCCGGACAATCGCTGGGCCCTATGCTTACGAAATGGATTTTCATTCCGTTTGGACAGATTGGTGCGTTAACCTTCACGATCTTTGCCGCTGCGGGGATTGCCGTTCAAGCTTATGTCGCCCGCTGGTACCGGGAAATGCTGGATGCTGGATACACCTTCCGCAAAAAAACATCAGCACGCACCATTGATCCGGCCCGCAGCAAAAGTATCCGCAACGCTACAATCATTCTGGTGCTGCTGGTCTTCCTGCGCTCCTGGTACGGTGCTTCAATAGGCAGCTATTACGCTTTCTACTTAATGGAGAATTATAAAATGCCGCTGGATGACGCTCAGGTCTACATCTTCATGTATCTGGCCGCCGGTGCGATCGGAACTTTTTTTGGCGGACCGCTTGCCGACCGCTTCGGACGGCGCAACCTCATTCTGATCTCTATGGTAGGAACGGTTCCATTTGCATTGGCTTTGCCGTTTGTCAGCCAGTTCTGGGCGGCTATTCTACTGCTGATTGGCGGTTTCGTGCTGCTGTCCAGCTTCTCGGTTACGGTTATCTACGCTCAGATGCTCTATCCAGGGAACATCGGTACAGTTTCGGGGCTGATTACAGGGCTGGCTTTTGGCCTTGGCGGCATTGGCTCACTGGTAATTGGCAGTCTGATCGATGGTATCGGCATTACCAATGTGATTATAGCCTGCGGCTTCCTTCCTTTGTTGGGACTCCTGGCTCTATTACTTCCCCGTGATCAGCAGCTGGAGGAATGGGCAGCGGAGTAA
- a CDS encoding transglycosylase domain-containing protein encodes MSAGWSYRLLALIAGKLRRRKAQTLLYRICYRLFDLTVVVAILALAILLYVHQYGGIVVSRHPEKLKLAESSQILSADGTLLRTLPLPGSGYRLAAMLDEMPQLLLDTFLAVEDRRFYSHQGLDYRGILRAFVNNATRGSLSEGGSSITQQLARNLYLNREKSWLRKLNEAGVALELERRLSKDEILQLYLNQIYMGSGQYGVKAAAKRYFGVSDLKLLEIGQIAGLAGLPKGPSIYNPLDHPEQYRIRQKLVLKVMYQSGLISYAEMQQAARQTFQLPERERASTEGIGVSYLDAALREAARKTGITPEDLRTGGYTLVTAMNSGAQQVLEQVFADTSMFPPDGSDQQVEAVMTIMDHHTGEIIALMGGRDPQEGGLNRALLDARQPGSAFKPIIAYGPALESGRFTPESMLPDRKAAYGTYRPENLNGIYRGQLSMRTALQQSVNAPAVWLLQQLGLSNAREFASRLGIKLAPEDNNLAIALGGLHSGVSPLSMTQAYSVFASGGVYQEAHLVRRVTDKQGRTVYEHQSKRKQVVSQATAAGITAMLRSAVERGTGQKARMNLPVAGKTGTTQLDLPGVSSKANRDLWFVGYTPQWTAAVWMGFDRTDSHNYMTAGSGKAAALFAAVISRAAAQAGSSHE; translated from the coding sequence CATATTACTCTATGTGCATCAATACGGGGGAATAGTTGTCAGCCGCCACCCGGAGAAGCTGAAGCTGGCTGAATCCAGTCAAATCCTCTCAGCCGATGGCACTCTACTGCGGACACTTCCGCTGCCTGGCTCAGGCTACAGACTGGCGGCAATGCTGGATGAAATGCCGCAGCTGCTGCTGGATACCTTTCTGGCAGTGGAGGACCGCAGATTCTACAGCCATCAGGGACTGGATTATCGGGGGATTCTGCGGGCATTTGTGAATAATGCCACCCGGGGAAGCCTATCGGAGGGCGGCAGCAGCATTACTCAGCAGCTGGCCCGCAATCTGTATCTGAACCGGGAGAAGAGCTGGCTGCGCAAGCTGAACGAGGCGGGGGTTGCCCTAGAGCTGGAGCGCAGGTTGTCCAAGGACGAGATTCTGCAGCTGTACTTGAATCAGATCTATATGGGAAGCGGGCAATATGGTGTAAAAGCGGCAGCTAAACGTTATTTTGGCGTATCTGACCTGAAGCTGCTGGAGATCGGGCAGATTGCCGGCTTGGCGGGCCTTCCCAAAGGACCTTCCATCTATAACCCGCTGGATCATCCGGAGCAGTATCGAATCCGCCAGAAGCTGGTACTTAAGGTAATGTACCAGTCAGGACTGATCAGTTATGCCGAGATGCAGCAGGCAGCCAGGCAGACATTCCAGCTTCCTGAAAGGGAGCGGGCATCGACAGAAGGCATCGGTGTTTCCTATCTGGATGCAGCGCTTCGGGAAGCTGCGCGAAAGACGGGTATAACGCCTGAGGATTTGAGGACAGGCGGCTATACGCTGGTTACTGCGATGAACAGCGGGGCGCAGCAGGTGCTGGAGCAGGTTTTTGCGGACACAAGTATGTTTCCGCCGGATGGCAGCGACCAGCAGGTTGAAGCGGTCATGACGATCATGGATCATCATACCGGAGAGATCATCGCCTTGATGGGCGGCCGAGATCCGCAGGAAGGCGGCTTGAACCGGGCCTTGCTGGATGCTCGTCAGCCGGGGTCCGCTTTTAAGCCCATCATTGCTTACGGTCCGGCGCTGGAGAGCGGCCGGTTTACTCCCGAAAGTATGCTGCCGGATCGTAAAGCAGCTTATGGAACCTACCGTCCCGAGAATCTGAACGGAATATACCGGGGCCAGCTGAGCATGCGGACCGCGCTTCAGCAGTCTGTCAATGCACCGGCGGTATGGCTGCTGCAGCAGCTCGGGTTGTCCAACGCCCGTGAATTCGCCTCCAGATTGGGGATCAAGCTGGCACCTGAGGATAACAACCTGGCGATTGCGCTAGGCGGTCTGCACAGCGGCGTGTCTCCCCTCTCGATGACGCAGGCTTACAGCGTGTTTGCCAGCGGCGGGGTGTATCAGGAGGCTCACTTGGTACGCCGAGTAACAGACAAGCAAGGTCGGACAGTCTACGAACACCAGTCTAAGCGAAAGCAGGTTGTTTCTCAGGCGACGGCTGCGGGAATAACAGCGATGCTGCGCAGCGCCGTCGAGCGCGGCACAGGCCAAAAAGCCCGCATGAACCTTCCGGTTGCGGGCAAGACGGGCACAACCCAGCTGGACCTTCCCGGAGTGAGCAGCAAGGCCAATCGTGACTTGTGGTTTGTGGGGTATACCCCACAGTGGACTGCAGCGGTATGGATGGGCTTTGACCGGACGGACAGCCATAATTATATGACTGCGGGCAGTGGAAAAGCTGCGGCATTATTCGCCGCTGTGATTAGCAGAGCCGCAGCTCAAGCAGGCAGCTCACATGAATAG